The following proteins are encoded in a genomic region of Mycobacterium kiyosense:
- the dipZ gene encoding protein DipZ (possible pseudo due to internal stop codon), producing the protein MWTLALVGFLGGVVTGISPCILPVLPVILLSGANRTVAEPESGSGVTVTTRPTRSETLRPYRVIGGLVLSFSVVTLIGSALLSALHLPQDAIRWVALAALVAIGLGLIFPRFEQVLEKPFARLPQRQISLRGNGFGLGLALGVLYVPCAGPVLAAIVVAGATAHIGAPTVVLTAAFALGNALPLLFFALAGQRIAQRVNAFRRRQREIRVVAGIVALLLAVALVFDLPAALQRAIPDYTGSLQRSVGDSTALRDGLGHRPRDPNARLSGCSNVDTRLQDCGPAPDLKGITGWLNTPGGAPVTLSSLRGKVVLVDFWAYSCINCQRAIPHVVGWYEAYRDDGLVVIGVHTPEYAFEKVPQNVAKGAADLGIKYPVALDNSFSTWTNYQNMYWPAEYLIDADGTVRHVKFGEGEYDVTERLIRQLLADAKPGVALPPPVDAPDLTPTGLLTSETYFAVGKADNYGGGGHYDEGSATFEYPPTLAPDRFALRGRWTLDHQGATADGDDSAIKLNYHAKNVFVVVGGTGTLTVTRDGTSTTMPVSGPPNNRQIVADDQQTSATVEVRPSKGLQVFSFTFG; encoded by the coding sequence ATGTGGACTCTTGCGCTGGTCGGCTTCCTCGGCGGCGTGGTCACCGGAATATCGCCATGCATCCTGCCGGTGCTGCCGGTGATCCTGCTCTCCGGCGCGAACCGAACCGTCGCCGAACCCGAATCGGGAAGCGGCGTCACGGTGACCACCCGGCCGACCCGGTCGGAAACGCTGCGCCCCTATCGGGTGATCGGCGGTCTGGTGCTCAGCTTCAGCGTGGTCACCCTGATCGGCTCGGCGCTGCTGTCGGCGCTGCACCTGCCGCAGGACGCGATCCGCTGGGTCGCGCTGGCCGCGCTGGTGGCGATCGGCCTCGGACTGATCTTCCCGCGGTTCGAACAGGTGCTGGAGAAGCCGTTCGCCCGCCTGCCGCAGCGCCAGATCTCCTTGCGGGGCAACGGCTTCGGTCTGGGCCTGGCGCTGGGGGTGCTCTACGTCCCGTGCGCGGGGCCGGTGCTGGCCGCGATCGTGGTGGCCGGCGCGACCGCACACATCGGCGCCCCGACCGTGGTGCTCACCGCCGCGTTCGCGCTCGGCAACGCGCTGCCGTTGCTGTTCTTCGCGCTGGCCGGTCAGCGGATCGCCCAGCGGGTGAACGCGTTTCGGCGGCGTCAGCGCGAAATCCGGGTGGTCGCCGGCATCGTGGCGCTGCTGCTGGCGGTGGCGCTGGTGTTCGACCTACCGGCCGCGCTGCAGCGGGCCATTCCCGACTACACCGGCTCGCTGCAACGCAGCGTCGGCGACTCGACCGCACTGCGGGACGGCCTCGGGCATCGACCGAGGGATCCCAACGCCCGACTGTCCGGCTGCAGCAATGTCGACACCCGACTGCAGGACTGCGGGCCCGCACCTGATCTCAAGGGGATCACCGGGTGGCTGAACACACCCGGCGGTGCACCCGTGACGCTGAGTTCGTTGCGCGGCAAGGTGGTGCTCGTCGACTTCTGGGCGTACTCGTGCATCAACTGCCAGCGGGCCATCCCGCACGTCGTCGGCTGGTATGAGGCCTACCGGGACGACGGCCTGGTGGTCATCGGGGTGCACACACCGGAATACGCGTTCGAGAAGGTGCCGCAGAACGTCGCCAAGGGTGCCGCGGACCTGGGCATCAAATACCCGGTCGCGCTGGACAACAGCTTCTCGACCTGGACGAACTATCAGAACATGTACTGGCCGGCCGAGTACCTGATCGACGCCGACGGCACGGTCCGGCACGTCAAGTTCGGCGAGGGCGAGTACGACGTCACCGAACGGCTGATCCGGCAACTCCTGGCCGATGCCAAACCGGGCGTCGCCCTGCCGCCGCCGGTGGACGCGCCCGACCTCACCCCGACCGGCCTGCTGACGTCCGAGACCTACTTCGCCGTCGGCAAAGCGGACAACTACGGCGGCGGCGGGCACTACGACGAGGGGTCGGCGACCTTCGAGTATCCGCCGACCCTGGCGCCGGACCGCTTCGCGTTGCGCGGCCGCTGGACGCTGGACCACCAGGGCGCCACCGCCGACGGCGACGACTCGGCCATCAAGCTGAACTACCACGCCAAGAACGTCTTCGTCGTCGTCGGCGGCACCGGCACCCTCACCGTGACCCGCGACGGGACATCCACGACGATGCCGGTGAGCGGGCCCCCGAACAACCGCCAGATCGTCGCCGACGACCAGCAGACGTCGGCCACCGTCGAGGTGCGGCCCAGCAAGGGACTGCAGGTCTTCTCCTTCACTTTCGGCTGA
- the mpb70 gene encoding immunogenic protein MPB70, whose protein sequence is MAVAPTAAAGDLVGPGCANYAAMNPSGPASVQGMSGVPVTEAAANNPMLTMLTAALSGQLNPQVNLVDTLNSGQYTVFAPTDAAFNKLPPATVDQLKTDSGLLTSILTYHVVPGQTSPNMVAGTHKTLQGANLTVTGQGNNIRVNNAGLVCGGVTTANATVYMIDTVLMPPS, encoded by the coding sequence GTGGCCGTCGCCCCGACCGCCGCGGCCGGTGACCTGGTGGGTCCGGGCTGCGCGAACTATGCGGCGATGAATCCGTCGGGTCCGGCGTCGGTGCAGGGCATGTCCGGGGTGCCCGTCACCGAGGCCGCGGCGAACAACCCGATGCTGACCATGCTGACGGCGGCGTTGTCGGGCCAGCTCAACCCGCAGGTGAACCTGGTCGACACCCTCAACAGCGGTCAGTACACGGTGTTCGCGCCCACCGACGCCGCCTTCAACAAGCTGCCGCCGGCCACCGTGGATCAGCTCAAGACCGACTCGGGCCTGCTGACCAGCATCCTGACCTACCACGTGGTGCCGGGCCAGACCAGCCCGAACATGGTCGCCGGCACCCACAAGACGCTGCAGGGCGCCAACCTGACCGTCACCGGGCAGGGCAACAACATCCGGGTCAACAACGCCGGCTTGGTGTGCGGCGGGGTCACGACGGCCAATGCAACGGTCTACATGATCGACACGGTGCTGATGCCGCCGTCATAG
- a CDS encoding hypothetical protein (frameshifted, deletion at around 4061278), with protein MTLVVGALAVGVATASSALLGRLRRVLPFVNRVGGGLLVVVGLYVGYYGLYEVRLFTANGNPDDAVIAAAGRVQGQLAGWVHQHGAWPWLAGVVLVAVGALAAVRYRRHRRDTIPLADDTTMVSS; from the coding sequence TTGACCCTGGTGGTCGGGGCGCTGGCGGTCGGGGTGGCGACCGCGAGTTCGGCGCTGCTGGGCCGGCTGCGGCGGGTGCTGCCGTTCGTCAACCGGGTGGGCGGCGGGTTGCTGGTGGTGGTGGGGCTCTACGTCGGCTACTACGGGCTCTACGAGGTGCGACTGTTCACCGCGAACGGAAATCCCGACGACGCGGTGATCGCCGCCGCGGGCCGGGTGCAGGGTCAGCTGGCGGGCTGGGTGCACCAGCACGGGGCGTGGCCGTGGCTGGCCGGGGTGGTGCTGGTGGCGGTCGGCGCGCTGGCCGCGGTGCGGTACCGGCGACATCGTCGTGACACCATCCCACTTGCAGATGACACCACAATGGTGTCATCATGA
- a CDS encoding hypothetical protein (frameshifted, deletion at around 4061278) — MNQSLIGLAFAAGLVAAVNPCGFAMLPAYLVLVVRGAGATRTPLVAVGRALAATLGMALGFVTVFGVFGALTISAAATVQRYLPYATVLVGVVLIGLGGWLLAGRELVSVRPLGPRWAPTMRLGSMYGYGISYALASLSCTVGPFLAVTGAALRTGSALAGAAVYAAYVGV; from the coding sequence GTGAACCAGTCTCTGATCGGCTTGGCTTTCGCCGCCGGACTGGTGGCCGCGGTCAACCCGTGCGGGTTTGCGATGCTGCCCGCCTACCTGGTGCTGGTGGTGCGCGGCGCCGGTGCGACCAGGACGCCGCTGGTCGCGGTCGGGCGGGCGCTGGCCGCCACGCTGGGCATGGCGCTCGGTTTCGTGACGGTGTTCGGCGTGTTCGGCGCGCTGACCATCTCGGCGGCCGCCACCGTGCAGCGCTACCTGCCGTACGCGACGGTGCTGGTCGGCGTCGTGTTGATCGGGCTCGGCGGTTGGCTGTTGGCGGGCCGCGAACTCGTCTCCGTCCGGCCGCTGGGGCCGCGCTGGGCGCCAACCATGCGGCTGGGTTCGATGTACGGCTACGGGATCAGCTATGCGCTGGCATCGCTGTCGTGCACCGTCGGCCCGTTTCTGGCGGTTACCGGCGCCGCGCTGCGGACGGGTTCGGCGCTGGCCGGCGCGGCGGTCTACGCCGCCTACGTCGGGGTTTGA
- the mpt53 gene encoding soluble secreted antigen MPT53, which yields MIRRLLRPVKLPVAALVALILLTGVVSAPRALAADDRLNFTGTTLSGAPFDGASLQGKPAVLWFWTPFCPFCNAEAPALAQVAAAHPAVSFVGIAAHSDVGQMQGFVSKYGLNFTNLNDADGAIWARYGVPWQPAWVFYRPDGSSTFVNNTTSAMSQQELSGRVAALTS from the coding sequence ATGATTCGTCGTCTCTTGCGCCCGGTCAAGCTGCCGGTCGCCGCTCTTGTCGCCCTGATCCTGCTCACCGGTGTCGTCTCGGCGCCCCGCGCCCTCGCCGCCGACGACCGCCTGAACTTCACTGGAACCACCCTGTCCGGTGCCCCGTTCGACGGCGCCAGTCTGCAGGGCAAGCCCGCGGTGTTGTGGTTCTGGACGCCGTTCTGCCCGTTCTGCAACGCCGAGGCGCCGGCGCTGGCCCAGGTCGCCGCCGCTCACCCCGCGGTGAGTTTCGTCGGCATCGCGGCGCACTCCGACGTCGGGCAGATGCAGGGCTTCGTCTCCAAGTATGGCCTGAACTTCACCAACCTCAACGACGCCGACGGCGCGATCTGGGCCCGTTACGGGGTGCCCTGGCAGCCGGCGTGGGTGTTCTACCGCCCGGACGGCTCGTCGACGTTCGTCAACAACACCACCTCGGCGATGTCCCAGCAGGAGTTGTCCGGCCGGGTCGCCGCGCTGACGTCGTGA
- the rlmN gene encoding putative dual-specificity RNA methyltransferase RlmN, which produces MVQQLVFEEPPRRGSIRRPPRHLADLDAAGRAAAVAELGLPAFRAKQLANQYFGRLIADPRQMTDLPAAVREQVATSIFPTLLTPVREVTCDAGETRKTLWRCVDGATVESVLMRYPQRNTVCISSQAGCGMACPFCATGQGGLTRNLSTAEILEQVRAAAVALRDGFGPDPQRLSNVVFMGMGEPLANYARVVAAVRGIIQAPPSGFGISARSVTVSTVGLAPAIRKLADERLGVTLALSLHTPDDELRDTLVPVNNRWKVSEVLDAARYYAEVTGRRVSIEYALIRDVNDQPWRADLLGKRLHRALGPLVHVNLIPLNPTPGSQWDASPKPVEREFVKRVRAQGVSCTVRDTRGREISAACGQLAAEG; this is translated from the coding sequence ATGGTCCAGCAGTTGGTGTTCGAGGAGCCGCCGCGGCGCGGCTCGATTCGGCGACCGCCGCGCCACCTGGCCGACCTCGACGCGGCCGGCCGCGCGGCCGCGGTCGCCGAGTTGGGGTTGCCGGCGTTTCGGGCCAAGCAGCTGGCCAACCAGTACTTCGGGCGACTGATCGCCGATCCCCGCCAGATGACTGACCTGCCGGCGGCGGTGCGCGAGCAGGTCGCCACGAGCATCTTCCCGACGCTGCTGACGCCAGTGCGCGAGGTCACCTGCGACGCCGGTGAAACCCGGAAAACGTTGTGGCGCTGCGTCGACGGCGCCACCGTCGAGTCGGTGCTGATGCGTTATCCGCAGCGCAACACGGTGTGCATCTCCTCGCAGGCCGGCTGCGGCATGGCCTGCCCGTTCTGTGCCACCGGTCAGGGCGGGCTGACCCGTAACCTGTCCACCGCCGAGATCCTCGAGCAGGTGCGTGCCGCGGCCGTGGCGCTGCGCGACGGCTTCGGCCCGGATCCCCAGCGGCTGTCCAATGTGGTGTTCATGGGGATGGGCGAGCCGCTGGCCAACTACGCCCGGGTGGTGGCGGCGGTGCGCGGCATCATTCAGGCGCCGCCGTCTGGGTTCGGGATTTCGGCGCGTTCGGTGACGGTGTCGACGGTGGGTCTGGCCCCGGCGATACGAAAGCTGGCCGACGAACGGCTCGGCGTGACGCTGGCGTTGTCGTTGCACACCCCCGACGACGAATTGCGGGACACCCTGGTTCCGGTCAACAACAGATGGAAGGTCAGCGAGGTGCTGGACGCCGCCCGCTACTACGCCGAGGTGACCGGCCGTCGGGTGTCCATCGAGTACGCGCTGATCCGGGACGTCAACGACCAGCCGTGGCGGGCCGACCTGCTGGGCAAGCGGCTGCACCGCGCGCTGGGTCCGCTGGTACACGTCAACCTCATTCCGCTCAACCCGACGCCGGGCAGCCAATGGGACGCCAGCCCCAAACCGGTAGAGCGTGAGTTTGTCAAACGTGTTCGCGCACAAGGTGTTTCGTGTACTGTGCGGGACACCCGCGGTCGGGAGATCAGTGCGGCGTGTGGGCAGCTGGCCGCCGAAGGTTGA
- the cdsA gene encoding phosphatidate cytidylyltransferase (frameshifted, insertion at around 4064244), which translates to MALCAGAILLASHEVVRRLREAGYLIPVIPLLVGGQVTVWLTWPYGAEGAAAGFGGVVVVCMIWRLFMQDNREADNVEGAPPPSNYLRDVSATVFLCAWVPLFGSFAAMLVYDPQHGPARVFCMMIAVVCSDTGGYAIGALFGKHPMVPKISPKKSWEGFAGSLVFGITATILTATFLAGQPPWVGALLGLLFVLTTTLGDLIESQVKRDLGIKDMGRLLPGHGGLMDRLDGILPSSVAAWAVLTLLP; encoded by the coding sequence GTGGCACTCTGCGCCGGGGCGATTCTGCTGGCCAGTCACGAGGTGGTGCGCCGGCTGCGCGAGGCCGGCTATCTGATCCCGGTGATCCCGCTGCTGGTCGGCGGGCAGGTGACGGTGTGGCTGACCTGGCCGTACGGCGCCGAGGGGGCGGCGGCCGGGTTCGGCGGCGTGGTGGTGGTCTGCATGATCTGGCGGTTGTTCATGCAGGACAACCGCGAAGCCGACAACGTCGAGGGCGCACCGCCGCCGAGCAATTACCTGCGCGACGTGTCGGCGACCGTCTTCCTGTGCGCCTGGGTGCCGCTGTTCGGCTCGTTCGCCGCGATGCTGGTCTACGACCCGCAGCACGGGCCGGCGCGGGTGTTCTGCATGATGATCGCGGTGGTGTGCTCCGACACCGGCGGCTACGCGATCGGTGCGTTGTTCGGCAAGCATCCGATGGTGCCCAAGATCAGCCCGAAGAAGTCGTGGGAGGGTTTCGCCGGCTCGCTGGTCTTCGGCATCACCGCGACCATCCTGACCGCGACGTTCCTGGCCGGCCAGCCGCCGTGGGTGGGCGCCCTGCTCGGTCTGCTCTTCGTGCTCACCACCACCCTCGGTGACCTGATCGAGTCGCAGGTGAAGCGCGATCTGGGCATCAAGGACATGGGCCGGTTGCTGCCCGGCCACGGCGGTCTGATGGATCGGCTGGACGGCATCCTGCCGTCATCGGTGGCCGCGTGGGCGGTTCTGACGCTGTTGCCCTGA